In a single window of the Penaeus monodon isolate SGIC_2016 chromosome 3, NSTDA_Pmon_1, whole genome shotgun sequence genome:
- the LOC119589061 gene encoding cuticle protein 21-like, with protein sequence MFIKTVVALALVAVAASAPSQPAYGYAPQPTYEAPAKYDFNYAVKDDYSGNDFGHQEARDGYDTQGSYYVLLPDGRLQKVAYTVNGDTGFVAEVSYDGEAQYPEYKPASAYKPTPAYKPVPAYEPAPTYETTPTYA encoded by the exons ATGTTCATTAAG ACTGTCGTTGCCCTCGCCCTCGTGGCCGTTGCTGCCTCTGCTCCTTCTCAACCAGCCTATGGTTATGCTCCTCAGCCTACCTACGAG GCCCCTGCCAAGTATGACTTCAACTACgccgtgaaggacgactactctGGCAACGACTTCGGTCATCAGGAGGCCCGTGATGGCTACGACACTCAAGGTTCCTACTACGTTCTTCTTCCCGACGGTCGCCTGCAGAAGGTCGCCTACACTGTCAATGGCGACACCGGTTTTGTGGCTGAGGTTAGCTACGACGGTGAGGCCCAGTACCCAGAGTACAAGCCTGCTTCTGCCTACAAGCCTACACCTGCTTACAAACCTGTCCCTGCCTACGAGCCTGCTCCTACCTACGAGACCACCCCAACCTACGCCTAG
- the LOC119586690 gene encoding adhesive plaque matrix protein-like: protein MFTKAVVALALVAVAASAAAPSLPAYGYAPQPTYEVPAKYDFNYAVKDDYSGNDFGHQEARDGYDTQGSYYVLLPDGRLQKVAYTVNGDSGYVAEVSYEGEAQYPEYKPAPAYKPAPSYHPAPAYKPAPSYHPAPAYKPAPAYEPAPTYETTPAYAVVALALVAVAAAAPSLPAYGYAPQPTYEVPANLPSSDLWLRGTLPAHINNLEREIYGKCDPCTSGQASGAGDAFKDMHHSSSTSIMFTKAVVALALVAVAAAAPSLPAYGYAPQPTYEVPAKYDFNYAVKDDYSGNDFGHQEARDGYDTQGSYYVLLPDGRLQKVAYTVNGDSGYVAEVSYEGEAQYPEYKPAPAYKPAPYHPAPAYKPAPAYEPAPTYETTPAYPEHHSSSTSIMFTKAVIALALVAVAAAAPSLPAYGYAPQPTYEVPAKYDFNYAVKDDYSGNDFGHQEARDGYDTQGSYYVLLPDGRLQKVAYTVNGDSGYVAEVSYEGEAQYPEYKPAPAYKPAPSYHPAPAYKPAPAYEPVPTYETTPVYASDLGYETGVAVDSVGDLLQTTVRKENVVRTLSIVTVTSLLVTEVVSGIVVFHGIVEVILCRDLEMQAEEHNHRLAEKEQEQQRPRGRGQRQPRIKYHISSFSLYARVVFYWELSLIINIIFLTLVNMMGVEEYHTSSTSIMFTKAIVALALVAVAASAPSQPAYGYAPQPTYEVPAKYDFNYAVKDDYSGNDFGHQEARDGYDTQGSYYVLLPDGRLQKVAYTVNGDSGYVAEVSYEGEAQYPEYKPAPAYKPAPSYHPAPAYKPAPAYEPTPTYETTPAYA from the exons ATGTTCACTAAG GCTGTTGTTGCCCTTGCACTTGTGGCTgttgctgcttctgctgctgctcctTCTCTGCCAGCCTATGGCTATGCGCCTCAGCCTACCTAtgag GTCcctgccaagtacgacttcaactatgccgtgaaggacgactactccggaaacgacttcggtcaccaggagGCCCGTGATGGCTATGACACTCAGGGTTCTTACTACGTCCTCCTTCCTGACGGTCGTCTTCAGAAGGTTGCCtacactgtcaacggcgactcCGGTTACGTGGccgaggtcagctacgagggtgaggcccagtaccccgagtacaagcctgctcctgcctacaagcccgCTCCTTCTTACCATCCCGCAcctgcctacaagcctgctcCTTCTTACCATCCCGCACCTGCCTACAAGCCTGCCCCTGCATACGAACCTGCCCCTACCTATGAGACCACTCCTGCTTAC GCTGTTGTTGCCCTTGCCCTCgtggctgttgctgctgctgctccttctCTGCCAGCCTATGGCTATGCACCTCAGCCTACCTATgag GTCcctgccaa tcttccgtcctcggaTCTCTGGCTTAGAGGAACACTGCCTGCGCATATCAACAATCTAGAGAGGGAGATTTACGGCAAGTGTGACCCTTGCACATCAGGTCAGGCCAGTGGAG ctggggatgcttttaaagaTATG CATCACTCTTCGTCTACCTCCATCATGTTCACTAAG GCTGTTGTTGCCCTCGCCCTCgtggctgttgctgctgctgctccttctCTGCCAGCCTATGGCTATGCGCCTCAGCCTACCTAtgag GTCcctgccaagtacgacttcaactatgccgtgaaggacgactactctggaaacgacttcggtcaccaggagGCCCGTGATGGCTATGACACTCAGGGTTCTTACTACGTCCTCCTTCCtgacggtcgtctgcagaaggttgcctacactgtcaacggcgactcCGGTTACGTGGccgaggtcagctacgagggtgaggcccagtaccccgagtacaagcctgctcctgcctacaagcctgctcCTTATCATCCCGCACCTGCCTACAAGCCTGCCCCTGCATACGAACCTGCCCCTACCTATGAGACCACCCCTGCTTAC CCAGAGCATCACTCTTCGTCTACCTCCATCATGTTCACTAAG GCTGTTATTGCCCTTGCCCTCgtggctgttgctgctgctgctccttctCTGCCAGCCTATGGCTATGCGCCTCAGCCTACCTAtgag GTCcctgccaagtacgacttcaactatgccgtgaaggacgactactccggaaacgacttcggtcaccaggagGCCCGTGATGGCTATGACACTCAGGGTTCTTACTACGTcctccttcccgacggtcgtctgcagaaggtcgcctacactgtcaacggcgactcCGGTTACGTGGccgaggtcagctacgagggtgaggcccagtaccccgagtacaagcctgctcctgcctacaagcctgctcCTTCTTACCATCCCGCACCTGCCTACAAGCCTGCCCCTGCATACGAACCTGTCCCTACCTATGAGACCACCCCTGTTTACGCCT ctgacctcggCTACGAAACCGgagtcgccgttgacagtgtaggcgaccttctgcagacgaccgtcaGGAAGGAGAACGTAGTAAGAACCCTGAGTATCGTAACCGTCACGAGCctcctggtgaccgaagtcgtttccGGAATAGTCGTCTTTCACGGCATAGTTGAAGTCATACTTTGCAGGGACCTGGAAAT GCAGGCTGAGGAGCATAACCATAGGCTGGCTGAGAAGGAGCAGGAGCAGCAACGGCCACGAGGGCGAGGGCAACGACAGCCTAGAATAAAGTATCATATtagttccttttctttatatGCACGTGTTGTTTTCTACTGGGAGCTATcccttatcataaatatcatatttcTCACCTTAGTGAACATGATGGGGGTAGAAGAA TATCACACGTCATCTACCTCCATCATGTTCACTAAG GCAATCGTTGCCCTCGCCCTCGTGGCCGTTGCTGCCTCTGCTCCTTCTCAGCCAGCTTACGGTTATGCTCCTCAGCCTACCTACGAG GTCCCTGCCAAGTACGATTTCAACTATGCCGTGAAAGACGACTATTCCggaaacgacttcggtcaccaggaaGCTCGCGACGGTTATGATACTCAGGGTTCTTACTACGTcctccttcccgacggtcgtctgcagaaggtcgcctacactgtcaacggcgactcCGGTTACGTAGccgaggtcagctacgagggtgaggcccagtaccccgagtacaagcctgctcctgcctacaagcctgctcCTTCTTACCATCCCGCACCTGCCTACAAGCCTGCCCCTGCATACGAACCTACCCCTACCTATGAGACCACCCCTGCTTACGCCTAA
- the LOC119595618 gene encoding cuticle protein 7-like codes for MFTKAVVALALVAVAAPAPSQPAYGYAPQPAYEVPAKYDFNYAVKDDYSGNDFGHQEARDGYDTQGSYYVLLPDGRLQKVAYTVNGDSGFVAEVSYEGEAQYPEYKPAPAYKAAPAYKPAPVYQPAPAYKPVPTYEPAPTYETTPAYA; via the exons ATGTTCACTAAG GCTGTCGTTGCCCTCGCCCTCGTGGCCGTTGCTGCTCCTGCTCCTTCTCAGCCAGCCTATGGTTATGCTCCTCAGCCTGCCTACGAG GTCCCTGCAAAGTATGACTTCAACTATGCCGTGAAAGACGACTATTCCggaaacgacttcggtcaccaggagGCTCGTGACGGTTACGATACTCAGGGTTCTTACTACGTTCTCCTTCCtgacggtcgtctgcagaaggtcgcctacactgtcaacggcgactcCGGTTTCGTAGccgaggtcagctacgagggtgaggcccaataccccgagtacaagcctgctcctgcctacaaggctgctcctgcctacaagcctgctcCTGTTTACCAGCCCGCACCTGCCTACAAGCCGGTCCCAACCTACGAGCCTGCTCCTACCTACGAGACCACCCCAGCCTACGCTTAA
- the LOC119595636 gene encoding cuticle protein 7-like has product MFTKAVVALALVAVATAAPSLPAYGYAPQPTYEVPAKYDFNYAVKDDYSGNDFGHQEARDGYDTQGSYYVLLPDGRLQKVAYTVNGDSGYVAEVSYEGEAQYPEYKPAPAYKPAPSYHPAPAYKPAPAYEPAPTYETTPVYA; this is encoded by the exons ATGTTCACTAAG GCTGTTGTTGCCCTTGCCCTCgtggctgttgctactgctgctcCTTCTCTGCCAGCCTATGGCTATGCACCTCAGCCTACCTAtgag GTCcctgccaagtacgacttcaactatgccgtgaaggacgactactctggaaacgacttcggtcaccaggagGCCCGTGATGGCTATGACACTCAGGGTTCTTACTACGTCCTCCTTCCtgacggtcgtctgcagaaggtcgcctacactgtcaacggcgactcCGGTTACGTGGccgaggtcagctacgagggtgagGCCCAGTACCCTGAATATAAGCCCgctcctgcctacaagcctgctcCTTCCTATCATCCCGCACCTGCCTACAAGCCTGCCCCTGCATACGAACCTGCCCCTACCTATGAGACCACCCCTGTTTACGCCTAA
- the LOC119595607 gene encoding cuticle protein 7-like has translation MFTKAVVALALVAVAAPAPSQPAYGYAPQPAYEVPAKYDFNYAVKDDYSGNDFGHQEARDGYDTQGSYFVLLPDGRLQKVAYTVNGDSGFVAEVSYEGEAQYPEYKPAAAYKAAPAYKPAPVYQPAPAYKPAPTYEPAPTYETTPAYA, from the exons ATGTTCACTAAG GCTGTCGTTGCCCTCGCCCTCGTGGCCGTTGCTGCTCCTGCTCCTTCTCAGCCAGCCTATGGTTATGCTCCTCAGCCTGCCTACGAG GTCCCTGCAAAGTATGACTTCAACTATGCCGTGAAAGACGACTATTCCggaaacgacttcggtcaccaggagGCTCGCGACGGTTACGATACTCAGGGTTCTTACTTCGTtctccttcccgacggtcgtctgcagaaggtcgcctacactgtcaacggcgactcCGGTTTCGTAGccgaggtcagctacgagggtgagGCCCAATACCCCGAGTACAAGCCTGCTGCTGCCTACAAGgctgctcctgcctacaagcctgctcCTGTTTACCAGCCCGCACCTGCCTACAAGCCGGCCCCAACCTACGAGCCTGCTCCTACCTACGAGACCACCCCAGCCTACGCTTAA
- the LOC119595702 gene encoding cuticle protein 7-like, with the protein MFTKTVVALALVAVVASAPSQPGYGYAPQPTYDVPAKYDFNYAVKDDYSGNDFGHQEARDGYDTQGSYFVLLPDGRLQKVAYTVNGDSGYVAEVSYEGEAQYPEYKPAYNPAPAYTPAPAYVY; encoded by the exons ATGTTCACCAAG ACCGTCGTTGCCCTCGCCCTTGTGGCAGTTGTTGCCTCTGCACCTTCTCAGCCAGGCTATGGATATGCTCCTCAGCCAACCTATGAC GTCcctgccaagtacgacttcaactacgccgtgaaggacgactactccggcaacgacttcggtcaccaggagGCCCGTGATGGCTACGACACTCAGGGTTCTTACTTTGTTCTCCTTCCCGACGGCCGTCTGCAGAAGGTCGCTTACACTGTCAACGGTGACTCTGGCTACGTAGccgaggtcagctacgagggtgagGCCCAATACCCCGAGTACAAACCTGCCTACAACCCAGCACCTGCCTACACGCCTGCCCCCGCCTACGTTTATTGa
- the LOC119595627 gene encoding cuticle protein 7-like yields the protein MFTKAVVALALVAVAAAAPSLPAYGYAPQPTYEVPAKYDFNYAVKDDYSGNDFGHQEARDGYDTQGSYYVLLPDGRLQKVAYTVNGDSGYVAEVSYEGEAQYPEYKPAPAYKPAPSYHPAPAYKPAPAYEPAPTYETTPAYA from the exons ATGTTCACTAAG GCTGTTGTTGCCCTTGCCCTCgtggctgttgctgctgctgctccttctCTGCCAGCCTATGGCTATGCACCTCAGCCTACCTATgag GTCcctgccaagtacgacttcaactatgctgtgaaggacgactactccggaaacgacttcggtcaccaggagGCCCGTGATGGCTATGATACTCAGGGTTCTTACTACGTcctccttcccgacggtcgtctgcagaaggtcgcctacactgtcaacggcgactcCGGTTATGTGGccgaggtcagctacgagggtgaggcccagtaccccgagtacaagcctgctcctgcctacaagcctgctcCTTCTTACCATCCCGCACCTGCCTACAAGCCTGCCCCTGCATACGAACCTGCCCCTACCTATGAGACCACCCCTGCTTACGCCTAA